One stretch of Euphorbia lathyris chromosome 7, ddEupLath1.1, whole genome shotgun sequence DNA includes these proteins:
- the LOC136200937 gene encoding subtilisin-like protease SBT3, whose product METHNNSNVWLFFAFLIPTLIQAQTQTHNYIVHMDSSAMPKAFSTQHNWHLATLSSVFADSKAKTTSIDSRLLYSYTHVVHGFSAHLSVSELEELKKSPGYISSFKDVPVKPDTTHSQAYLGLASNSGAWKLSNYGEGIIIGVVDTGVWPESESYRDNGMPDIPKRWKGKCERGIQFNSSLCNKKLIGARFFNKALIASNPNMTLSMNSTRDTVGHGTHTSSTAAGNFVEGASYFGYAPGTISGAAPRSHVAMYKALWSEGSYIADIIAATDAAIIDGVDVLSLSLGLDDLALYEDPVALATFAAIQNNIFVSTSAGNRGPFYGSLHNGIPWVLTVAAGTIDREFGAVLTLGNGDSVSGVALYPGKYFSGQAPLAYRGECSSSKEVSDLKQKIVVCEEGKNSLEDQIENISLINVTGAIFITNEIDLESHIPSSFQVVFVDKKTGEIIKNYIKSTKSTTKARASLEFKKTSLGIKGAPSLASYSSRGPCLSSPSVLKPDIMAPGSLILASWPDNSSVKWIDGEEIYSKFNIDSGTSMACPHAAGIAALMKKAHPDWSPAAIRSALMTTADSMDNTNSPIRDIGNNNRLATPLDMGSGQINPNKALDPGLIYDANLKDYVNLLCASNFTQKQIQTITKSASNDCSSPSLDLNYPSFVAYFNNDTQTNLTSVQEYHRTVTNVGDPVSTYTAILTPIDQIKVTVTPTKLEFKAKNQKLSYKLIIEGPRRINNTVIVFGYLSWVEANGKHIVKSPIAVTSLALEDYANDD is encoded by the exons ATGGAAACACATAATAACAGTAATGTTTGGCTTTTCTTTGCTTTCTTGATCCCAACATTAATACAAGCACAGACTCAGACACACAATTATATTGTCCACATGGACTCATCGGCCATGCCCAAAGCCTTCTCCACACAGCATAATTGGCACTTGGCTACTCTTTCCTCTGTTTTCGCCGACTCTAAAGCTAAAACAACCTCCATTGATTCTAGACTTTTGTATAGTTATACCCATGTTGTCCATGGTTTTAGTGCCCATCTCTCTGTTTCTGAGCTTGAAGAGTTAAAAAAATCTCCAGGTTACATCTCTTCTTTCAAAGATGTACCTGTTAAACCAGACACCACTCATTCCCAAGCATATCTTGGCCTCGCTTCCAACTCCGGAGCTTGGAAGTTGTCCAATTACGGCGAAGGTATTATTATCGGAGTGGTGGATACAGGTGTTTGGCCAGAAAGTGAGAGTTACAGAGACAATGGAATGCCTGATATTCCTAAGAGATGGAAAGGGAAGTGTGAAAGGGGAATCCAATTCAACTCCTCACTTTGCAACAAGAAGCTCATTGGAGCTCGTTTTTTTAACAAAGCACTGATTGCAAGTAATCCTAATATGACACTTTCCATGAATTCTACACGTGACACCGTGGGCCACGGGACCCATACGTCGAGCACAGCGGCCGGGAATTTCGTGGAAGGTGCATCGTATTTTGGCTATGCTCCGGGAACCATCAGCGGGGCGGCTCCACGGTCACATGTAGCCATGTACAAGGCCCTGTGGTCAGAAGGTTCTTACATTGCTGATATAATTGCTGCAACTGATGCAGCAATTATTGATGGAGTTGATGTTTTGTCCCTTTCGTTGGGGTTGGATGATCTTGCTCTATATGAAGACCCTGTTGCCTTGGCCACATTTGCAGCCATTCAGAACAATATATTTGTGTCTACCTCTGCAGGAAATAGAGGGCCTTTTTATGGGTCACTGCATAATGGAATACCTTGGGTGCTAACTGTTGCTGCTGGTACTATTGATCGCGAATTCGGAGCTGTTTTGACACTCGGAAACGGAGATTCTGTCTCTGGAGTTGCTCTGTATCCAGGGAAATACTTTTCAGGCCAGGCTCCACTAGCATACAGAGGTGAGTGCTCCAGTTCCAAGGAAGTGTCTGATTTGAAGCAGAAGATAGTGGTTTGTGAAGAGGGGAAAAATTCACTGGAAGATCAAATTGAGAACATAAGCCTTATAAATGTAACAGGAGCAATTTTTATTACCAATGAGATAGACTTGGAATCCCACATTCCCAGCTCATTCCAAGTAGTTTTTGTGGATAAGAAAACCGGGGAAATCATCAAAAACTACATAAAAAGCACCAAGAGTACAACAAAGGCAAGAGCTAGTTTGGAATTTAAGAAGACTAGTTTGGGTATTAAAGGAGCACCAAGTCTTGCAAGCTACAGCTCTAGAGGGCCATGTCTTAGTAGCCCATCTGTCTTAAAACCAGACATTATGGCTCCTGGTTCTCTAATCTTAGCATCATGGCCTGACAATAGTTCGGTAAAATGGATCGATGGCGAAGAAATATACAGCAAGTTCAATATTGATTCAGGGACATCTATGGCTTGCCCTCACGCAGCAGGAATAGCAGCACTCATGAAAAAGGCGCATCCAGATTGGAGCCCGGCCGCAATCAG GTCGGCTCTTATGACAACTGCAGATTCAATGGATAATACAAATTCTCCCATCAGAGATATCGGCAACAACAACCGGCTAGCCACTCCTTTAGACATGGGAAGCGGCCAGATTAATCCGAATAAGGCTCTTGATCCGGGGCTAATTTATGATGCTAATTTAAAAGATTATGTTAATCTTCTCTGTGCATCAAATTTCACCCAGAAACAAATCCAAACCATCACAAAATCTGCTTCTAATGATTGCTCCTCCCCATCATTGGACCTTAATTACCCCTCTTTTGTTGCCTACTTCAATAATGACACCCAAACAAATTTGACCAGTGTTCAAGAATATCACAGGACTGTCACAAATGTAGGAGATCCTGTCTCAACTTACACTGCAATTCTGACACCTATTGATCAAATAAAGGTCACTGTTACTCCGACAAAGTTGGAGTTCAAAGCCAAGAACCAGAAGTTAAGTTACAAATTAATAATTGAAGGTCCAAGAAGGATCAACAACACAGTTATAGTTTTTGGTTACCTTAGCTGGGTTGAGGCCAACGGTAAACATATTGTGAAGAGTCCTATAGCTGTCACAAGCCTGGCCTTGGAAGATTATGCGAACGATGATTAA